From the genome of Methanoregula boonei 6A8:
CCTCGACCCTGGGGATGACGGCGCTCGTGTACGGCATTGTCAATTCCGCGACCGCCGGCTGGGGCGATCCCACAACAATCATGGCCCTTGCTGCAAGCGTCCTCCTGCTCGCGTTCTTTATCTTTAATGAATGGCGGGCAGATCAGCCGATCATGCCGCTGCGCCTGTTTGCAAGCCGCGAGCGCACGGGGGCGTACGCAGCCCGTATCCTCTTTCTTGGGGCAATGCTTGGCTTCTGGTTTTTTATCACCCAGTTCCTCCAGGTCGTGGACGGCTTTTCCCCAATTGAGGCCGGCCTTGCCTTTTTCCCGATGACCGTTGCAAACTTTGTCGTGGCGGTCTATGTCCCGCAGATGACACGGCGGTTTGGCAACGGGCGCCTGCTTGCCGGGGGTCTTGCCATCACTCTTGTGGGAATGTTCTGGCTGAGCCGGCTCTCTGCCGACAGCGCCTACGGTACCGGCATAGCGCTGCCAATGATCCTGATCGGCATCGGCCAGGGTGCATCCCTTGCCCCGCTCACGGCATCCGGTATTGCCGGGGTCACAAAAGAAGATGCAGGCGCGGCATCAGGGCTCGTCAACGTTGCCCACCAGCTGGGCGGTTCGCTCGGGCTTGGTATCCTTGTGACGGTGTTTGCCGCTGCCGGTTCCGCTGCGCTTGCCGGACCCCAGCTCCTCGCGGTCCGCGTGGCGGCATCGCTGTCGGGCGGGACGATGATGCTCGGGATCGCCTTTGTCATCGTCATGCTCTTGATCGTATGGCCCGGTACCGTACCCGGGAATCAGAACGTACCGGAGAAAATGAACTATCCGGAGGTACAAAAATGAAGGTATTACTGGTAAACGGCAGCCCGCACAAGAAGGGCTGCACATGGACTGCTCTTTCTGAAGTTGCAAAAACCCTGAAGAAAGAGGGTATCGAATCTGAAATTTTCTGGATTGGCATAAAACCGCTCGCGGGTTGTACCGCGTGCAGGACATGTGTCAAAACCGGGCGCTGCATGTTTGACGACACGGTAAACGAGTTCCTCGATATCGCAAAAGATGCGGACGGCTACATCTTCGGATCGCCGGTACATTATGCTGCTGCATCCGGTGCATTGACGTCATTTATGGATCGTGTGTTCTATACTGACATGCTGGCCGGCAGACAGATATTTTACTTAAAGCCGGCAGCGGCAGTTGTCTCTGCCCGTAGAGCGGGGACAACGGCCACCTTTGACCAGATCAACAAGTATTTCACTATCTCGGAGATGCCCGTGATCT
Proteins encoded in this window:
- a CDS encoding flavodoxin family protein; the encoded protein is MKVLLVNGSPHKKGCTWTALSEVAKTLKKEGIESEIFWIGIKPLAGCTACRTCVKTGRCMFDDTVNEFLDIAKDADGYIFGSPVHYAAASGALTSFMDRVFYTDMLAGRQIFYLKPAAAVVSARRAGTTATFDQINKYFTISEMPVISSRYWNMVHGAQPADVEKDEEGLQTMRVLARNMAFFLKCKEAGLKAGVQLPVREERVFTNFIRD
- a CDS encoding MFS transporter, with protein sequence MPAAARAGNRSRPNAVLVLILAGYLMIVLDIAIAITALPQIHTSLGFSDTGLSWVQNAYMLTFGGLLLLGARSGDILGRRRMFVLGIGIFTAASLAVGLAPSAVVLVGARALQGVGAAILAPSTLALLMANFPEGRERTRAVAYYGAVAGVGASLGLVLGGILTTWISWRVAFFVNVPIGIAMMLAAPYYLTETEQRPGRFDLAGAITSTLGMTALVYGIVNSATAGWGDPTTIMALAASVLLLAFFIFNEWRADQPIMPLRLFASRERTGAYAARILFLGAMLGFWFFITQFLQVVDGFSPIEAGLAFFPMTVANFVVAVYVPQMTRRFGNGRLLAGGLAITLVGMFWLSRLSADSAYGTGIALPMILIGIGQGASLAPLTASGIAGVTKEDAGAASGLVNVAHQLGGSLGLGILVTVFAAAGSAALAGPQLLAVRVAASLSGGTMMLGIAFVIVMLLIVWPGTVPGNQNVPEKMNYPEVQK